The DNA window taAACGGAGCAAGTAGTAAAAAAGCTACGCAACGAACACAGCATGGAGTACTAGGAAGGAAATCGACCGAACTAATGAGAAATCGGAGAGAGCTTTTTACGCCACTCACTTTTTCCATATCAACAGGTTGCATTACAAGCACACACACAATGACACAAAACGCTGCACCGGCTGCACGCACGCACCATATTTTTTTGCGAATTTGCAACCGTGCAAAGAAAGTAAAATTCACACACCAAATTGACTCCTCATCTCCTTGTTGCGGAGATCAGGAGAAAGGAACCGAACAATTTCATCGCGAAAAGAAAGACGCAGCCGGTTTGCTTCTGCTTCCCCGGGCTTGGCTTTCGTTCCCGTGGAACTGTTTGATCCGCGTGCGCTCGACTGGATCTTTCTCCATCCGCACACACGGTCATGGACAAGCTGtctctcgatctcctcctcgtTTTTCCGGTTCTTGAGTTTCTCTAAGATCTACTGTTCCGTGACCAAAATTGTTTACCATGCCCAGACCGGGATCCTCGGGTGGCTCGCCTTCTGCTGCCTCTGCCTCTCCTGCTCTGCCCTCCCCGTCTGCTTCGATCTCTGCTCTCTCGCCTCGTCGATCTCGATCTGCTCCTGCCTGCACTCCTCGCTGCAGAAGGGCATGTCACCTCTGCAAGAACAGAAGGAATCACAACGCCATTAGAAACACATTCTTCCAGAGAGATTTAACCTGTCAAGAGACTGACGACAGTTGTGCTGAATATTTACCTGTACATGAAGATGTCTCTGTTTCCTCCGAGGGGTCTCCGGCAGCGGAAGCAGATGtcgaggtagtggtggtggccgaggaggtcgtcggcgtcgtcgcacGGGTCGCAGAAGAGGCGGCCGCCGGGCCGCCGAGGCGACGCCGCGGGCTTCACGGGGGAGGCGGAGTGGCCGGAGAAGCCGGCCTCGATGTCGTCGTGGATGGAGGTGGGGTGGTAGCGCGCCATTTCTTGGCTTGGTTTGCTTCGGCCTTCGGCAAATGAGCTCTCTCTGTTTTCTCGTTTTTCCGGTTGGGAAAGGGGAGTGATGGCGGAGCGGGAGAAGCAACTCGGGTTTTATCATGGAGGGAGATGGACGGGAAGGGGAGATTTCCGAATTAGTCCTCCACAGTTTTGTGAATTTCCTTATGGGACTTGGTGTGTTTTGGCTTTGTGTAGTTACTGAAATCTACATCTACATTGGGCTCTTTTGTAAGATGGGATAATTGTGGAACTTtttatataggctgtgtttggaactTCCGGCTCATAtcccctctctcgttttccgcgcacacgtttttcaaactattaaacgatgcattttttacaaaaagtttctatacgaaagttgcttaaaaaaatcaaattaatccttttttaaaaaaattagctaatacttaattaatcacatgctaatagATTGCTATGTTTTCCTTGCGGGGAGATGGATTCCCAATCCACAAGTAACGAACACAGATGTTCCTTActcataagagcaagtttaatagtatagtcaactactagctccaaatcatttatagctaatataatagccaatttatacaataattacttactgcactattaatacctggtcccacatgttatacattacgtcttgaagtctgtgctacagatggctatagatctatagcccgatgttttttctctcttcttttatctttttaaaatatgtttatagctgatttATATTCTGTTATTATACTTGATCTAAGTGCGAAGTTAACATCTGCCGAGTTGTTTAGGCACAAATCTCAATCTCTATTCGAGCGTGTAGAGTTGTATTTGCTCCGTGACGGCACCAAGGAAAACAACAAGCACTAGCTATCAGAGGTAAAAAAGAAATGGCGCCTGAGACAGAGAGACCAATAGCACGGCTTCCACATATGATGTGTTTGATGCACTTGTCAGTCACACAATTACTAATTGGGCCATGGTCAAATATTACGAAAAATATACGAATTATAAAACAAATTAAGTGGTTCTGTTATGGTGTGCGTCATTGTGCATCTCTCCCGTATGATCGAAAAGAAAGCAATAATGTATACACTAAAATTTGTGTTGttgtctaaaaatatttattatgtGGAGTATGTGTTACCATGGAAAAAACAACTTCTGGTTCAGTGCGTGGGCACCTTTCATACataatgtaaatatttaaaaagggTGTACTATTATTTTGTGTGTCTGATTGTGCATATCTCATGTATGATTGAAGAGAGAGTAATATTGTACTACCTCGTTTtttaatacttcatccgtttcatattataagactttctattattacccacatttatatagatgttaataaatctagacatatatatgtgtttagattaattaacatatgtatatatgtggacaaggctataaagtcttataatataaaacaaagggAGTACATAACATTGTTAACTTTTGAATACATGTTTAACTATTTATTCTATTTAAAAAGTTAAGTAactgttatttattttgctatgaGTTATTTTATACCAAAAGTTCTCTAATATGATTTATCTATACCATCTTAAAAGattctggtggtggtggtcctgCCACCTCCATTTATCTGACAAGCGAGGATCACCATCTATCATATGGGCTCATCATTTTTTATCAGCAATGTACTAGAGTAAGAAGCTCTATTTTCTTCATGTACAGTGTACAACGTACTGTTTATCCTATCATCGTTAATTAGAGTTTAAGAGTGATGATTTAGTTTTAATCAGTTCATTTAATATAATTGGAGCCCGCTGTAACACACGAGTTTGCATCATTTTTTATCAGCAATGTACGGGTATTATACATTTacacaacatttttttaatattttttaataagatgaatggttaatcCTCTGTTCAGAAGTCAATGGCGTAAAAAACAAAGATAGTGTAAATTCAAATTTGTGCTATAATCTGTACTTATTAAATTTGTCTTATCATGGAAAGGGTGTCTTCCGTATGAtgcaaaaatgaaaagaaaaaaatcatctcaAAGTTCaattatacatatttatatttgaaaattgtGAGTAGGACAAATATCGATTTAAAGTACTCCTAAGTTCACCTGGGCAGCAAATTAAAGGGGAATTTATTAATCGGACCCGCGTAACATAGCGTACAAACTCGCTTTCTCTAGAAGGCGTCAGGTCAGGTGACCAACAAGTTGCACGGCCGCAAGGCTGTCATCGTTGAGTGCCGTTGCTGCCGCGATGAATCAGCCTAGTGGTCCGGGCCCGGCCGCACTATTGTTCTACTTCCCGTACCACTGTTCATCTCATCAAGCAAGCCGGTGTCCGTCTCATGACTCGAATTATCAAACCAACCGTCTGATAGGTGcacgtattttttttctcaccaaaTCACGCAGTTTCTTGTTCACAACATGTCACGTCCGATTGGACGGACTGAACAATTCAGGTTCttctgagctgagctgagctgcctGCAAGTAGATCGCCCTAGTGGCTGGCCGGTGGTTGGCTCCTGGTTTTTTGGTGGCCGCATTCGCCTTACGCATTTGATCGCTATCAGGCTTGGGATCTCATCTCACCACCCAAAACCAAAAACCAAACAGCAGCGCAGCCGGTGGTGCAGCTGCTTGATTTGACGACAATTCTGCTCAACCTGAAGGGAGGAAGGTGGGGGACCCGGCAAATTGCGATCTCGGAGGTTAATTTACTCGAAAGAAACCGGCCAATTGGAGGGCCTGGCCCCTACTTTGCGtcgccttttcttttctttttttgcttttctatcTTGTCGTTTTTGATGTACCGTGTGCTGTGTTGATGGCCTCTTTTTTAAGCGTGCCATGCAACTAGGGCGATAAAGGTATTGGTGCATGATTCGCATGAGAGAATGTGAGACTGATGAGTGTGGCGGGGGATAGGCACTGAAGGGCAACTATGCAAGTAGGAGTAGTAGCCAAAAAGATCAATTGTTTTTGGTTGCTTATATAACCTGAAATCTACGAACTACtccgtactttttttttaaaagaggttCTACGAGCTACTTGGAGTAACGTGACACATTTGTTCAAGTATAGAAACTGAAAAAATGACATGTATATTGCAGTGTTTCCACTAGTCCCCCACTACTAAAAGTTTTATATTGCATATGGATCCTGGTGAGTGCTGTTTTTACAATTTCTATCTCTCCAAATTGTCGTCGTTTGCTCTAGGTCTGATAGGTTGTGGAAAAATATACAACgaaaccataaataatttatggtattgaaaaaTAAGCTACGATGATAAACCTCAAAactaactctaaaattaagtttaaaaatttaaattaattttgactATGGTTAATAAACTAACAAGTAAACGATAATAAGAACAACGCTTATAGCATTGTGGCACATAATTTATGACATATATGCAACTTACGACAAATATGTGGAAAACTAGCGTATGTGTGAAGCATCTTGCGTGGTAGCTTATGTGACACAAAGTAAAAATGGAGTCACGATATAAAAGTTGTATTGTTATTTTTGCTGTTTTGAGGGGACTATTTCTACAAAAGTTTTGCTATGaatatgttaaaaaaatgtttccaaTTTCAACCCCCATCAGTCATGTGCTCATTCTTCTTCCCTCCAATGGTTGAAGCTATTCCAACTccttttagaacttaattttagaaTCAATCTAGGAGTCTAAGAGTAGAAGTATGAAAGTATTGCCCtcgaaattatttttagttgatCGATCACGCATCTTTGGCTACATAAGCCATAGCTATAGAAATACATTCTAGTCAGGctcttaatttattgttaatttACTATACCATACCTCATACCACATGAAACTATTAGGATTGTTAAAAGGCTATATCTTTGATAAACAAGATGAAACTTTGTTAGTGTAAAGCTTAAAATCAAGGACTTAAATATAAATACAAGAAAGTTGAAGACAGATTggaatacatacatatatatatatatatatatatatatatatatatatatatatatatatatatatatatatatatatatatatatatatattacatggaCTTCCATGTAaagttcctttttttaaaaaaaaacttattgaTTGCTTATACATCATACATACGGTATGGCCTTGTCAAGGTCGCTTTCTTTGACACCCAATACATTGGATGACACCTTTCATAATAAAAAAGAATCTCTCTCCATCAAGCTCTTACAAACAGTACGAACCGGTCTCACCACTGATAATTTTTATACAGAAATCAGAGGCAACTCCAAGTCATCAACCACCTTTATTAAGTTGGAGTAGGTCTCCATGTTAATGATGTCAATAATTGATGGATTTTTTAGTGCTATTGATTGGCCAGTTTTTTGTGCTTCACTCCTCACACACGAAATATATAAAACGAGAGCCTTTAATTTATTCCTACACTAAAAATTGTAGGATTTTTTTCTGCTCCCAGAAATTTCTCCCTTTTTTAATCAAAAGCGACATCTGAATATTAATTAGTCGCTGCTGGTTTCATCGACGAGCTTGATGGATACGTGTTTTGTTTCGACTTGCACGTCAGTGTCACCGGCGGAAGCCAGTGGCCACCGCACGCAGTATAACGCTAGCTGTATCGTGGGCGTACGTCGCCTTCAgatcttgccttttttttttcctttttttccacaGTTTGTTTTCTGCCGATTGCTGGTGCTTTTACGACGTGTGATGCTGTCGCGCGCGACGGAAGCCTGAAAATCGCTAGATTCACAAACAGTGAAAAGGGCGCTCCTGAACGCGCAGAAATGCAGCATGTCGACATGCAGTTGTGTATCTGGGCCCCTCCCCTCTCAAGCATGGACGGCTCTGAATTTTCAACATGCCGACCCCGTGCTGTCCGAGATGAACTGCCAGGTTAAGTTTTATATGGATGATTTGGGGACGAACTGATCCCATAACTTAACCTGGCACAGTTGATTTTTAGTCACTTAATTACTGGACTTCTTTGAAACCTTCTAGTCACCTAGTCGCAAGTGGCAGAGGAGGCTAGAATGCATGCAGAGAGCAATATTCGTGGTTTCATTTTCAGTGAAAGAATTCATAGAACAATGTTCAGGATGTTGAACGAAGCTGCGTCCTTTTGTCAAAAGATTGGACTATGATATGATGAAAACAATTCTTTGTACATGCAGTCACACTTGACCAAGCCTACTAGATGACTGAATGGTGAAGTACTGCCTTGATTATTCAACAGCAAAATTATTGCGATGGCTTATATATGCTAGATTCTTCTTCtcaaagaaaaacaataacaaACAGTTCTGGCTGAGTCACCAGTGACCAATAAAGATTCTTAAATTCCGCACAAAAGAACCTCTATATTCTCCCTCCCAAAAAAGAATATTTAGAAGAACCTTTCGTACGAACATCAGTTACAGAAAATTTCCACAGTATATTAGTGACTCAATCTATGCTAGATGTATGTGCCTACGGAAACTGTGGCCTTACTTAACTATATCttctctttaaaaaatcaagTAAAATACTCAAGGGTATCATCCAATTGTCGCCAATAAAGattcctgtaaaaaaaaaagtcgatCGGACACTGCGGGAACAGTTTTCTGATAGTCaagaagaaggaaagaaaacGTAGCATCTCTAGCTAATTTCTTATGACAACTGACaagattttcttttatcttaaaaaaaaatctaccgcAAACAATGGATTCAGTTTCTCAACTACCCAACATAAACTTGATGCGGTGTTAGCTACTCAAGTTAGCATCAACCAAACGGAGAAAACAggtcaatattttgttctctgGACAAACTAATTCAACTCCCGTACAATATTTAATTTTAACTACACATTTATTTATGTGAAGAAGAAATCCCAAATAATAACTACTAATGTTTTAATATGTCGAGGATGTCTTGTAGATAGAAGATAAACTAACACACTGCAGCgtttctcaaaataaaaacagaCACATTGCAGCGGTGTCCAAAAATTTTAGTACACAAATGTAGAAGTACGTGTATGATGGGTAGACTATTGGTGCCTCAAACTTTTCCAACTGTATGTAGATATGTGGTAGTGT is part of the Oryza glaberrima chromosome 4, OglaRS2, whole genome shotgun sequence genome and encodes:
- the LOC127769360 gene encoding FCS-Like Zinc finger 1-like, whose product is MARYHPTSIHDDIEAGFSGHSASPVKPAASPRRPGGRLFCDPCDDADDLLGHHHYLDICFRCRRPLGGNRDIFMYRGDMPFCSEECRQEQIEIDEAREQRSKQTGRAEQERQRQQKASHPRIPVWAW